One segment of Phycisphaerae bacterium DNA contains the following:
- a CDS encoding type II toxin-antitoxin system HicB family antitoxin, producing the protein MKPIKVIIEKHPDGYVAYPLGLKGIVVGQGDSYDEALADVTSAIKFHVETFGLDELDGDPPVLEAFLTEAQVAVA; encoded by the coding sequence ATGAAGCCGATCAAAGTCATTATCGAGAAACATCCGGACGGATATGTTGCCTATCCTCTTGGCCTCAAGGGAATTGTTGTCGGCCAGGGGGATTCCTACGACGAGGCGCTCGCCGATGTCACGTCGGCGATCAAATTTCATGTCGAAACCTTTGGGCTCGATGAATTGGACGGGGATCCGCCCGTGCTGGAAGCGTTTCTGACGGAAGCCCAGGTTGCCGTAGCATGA
- a CDS encoding type II toxin-antitoxin system HicA family toxin: MKFPSDAPKERVVKALQTLGFQIVRKAEHIAMLRQNLDGSRTPLTLPNHRTIKGPTLRTICTQSGISRADFLKAYEQA, encoded by the coding sequence ATGAAGTTCCCCAGCGACGCGCCCAAGGAGCGGGTCGTCAAGGCGTTGCAGACGCTGGGGTTTCAAATCGTCCGAAAGGCGGAACACATCGCGATGCTCCGGCAGAACCTGGATGGTTCACGGACGCCGCTCACACTGCCTAACCATCGGACGATCAAAGGACCGACCCTGCGGACGATCTGCACCCAGTCGGGAATTTCCCGGGCCGATTTTCTGAAAGCCTACGAGCAGGCTTAG
- a CDS encoding potassium transporter TrkG, with the protein MGVSAPLISALAFLAVAAALARDANGIAYWPAWAMALAQAPLVIVWAISKAGGRTATPGSGPSIDRALTGVVAVGAAMLAFWRRSPDVFFTATTVFIAAQLLLGWLAHVYHRIDERVLEPAGLLVLVIRSWTCVALAGTVLLSLPLATHSWVPDYRHNFWLHIVNSAHAAVSSACLVGVGAYDLGGNYTRFGQFVIVVLTQLSGMAFAALGLAAVQPFLSRVIRLRTVMLTSVVIQVVAILIMAPFWSAGDVTGGAQRIWWGVVHAGSALWNSGWMLRSDGLAAYLSDSMIFSTMALLAIAGSLSIPVLLDLIRGPAGGRALPQPAWQRLVSWEAGGALVMLVLGAVLLFYFETPRVVPERLVPSRPVDFGEGRVSIRDDIGPRARWSMSAFQSATLRSAGLQSFPLSQGAISWPSYGMLLLWMMIGGSLGGVAGGMRLSVLLLLALTLLVNRTAWATPGGPAVRDALLRRCARWLTLWLLLNATVVLVLASVTDGSWYESVFEAVAAFNSVGLSTGLSLHLTWGGRLAMIAMMVLGRLLPVAFWLGLSREVTAALRTPTSRPAEAV; encoded by the coding sequence GTGGGTGTTTCAGCCCCTCTCATATCTGCACTTGCCTTCCTCGCCGTCGCCGCCGCTCTGGCCCGCGATGCGAACGGCATCGCGTACTGGCCGGCCTGGGCGATGGCCTTGGCGCAGGCGCCGCTCGTCATCGTGTGGGCGATATCGAAGGCGGGCGGGCGAACCGCTACTCCGGGTTCTGGACCATCGATCGACCGGGCGCTGACGGGCGTCGTGGCGGTCGGGGCCGCGATGTTGGCATTCTGGCGGCGTTCGCCGGATGTTTTTTTTACGGCGACAACCGTATTCATTGCCGCGCAACTACTCTTAGGATGGCTGGCCCACGTTTATCACCGCATCGACGAGCGTGTCCTGGAGCCGGCGGGTCTGTTGGTCCTCGTCATTCGTTCCTGGACTTGTGTCGCGCTGGCTGGGACCGTGCTCTTGTCACTTCCACTCGCCACACACTCCTGGGTGCCGGACTATCGCCACAACTTCTGGCTGCACATCGTCAATAGCGCTCACGCCGCCGTGAGTTCCGCGTGCCTGGTGGGTGTCGGCGCTTATGATCTCGGGGGCAACTACACGCGCTTCGGTCAGTTCGTCATTGTCGTACTCACGCAACTTTCGGGGATGGCCTTCGCCGCACTCGGGCTGGCAGCTGTCCAGCCCTTTCTGTCGCGGGTCATCCGCCTGCGAACGGTCATGCTCACGTCGGTGGTCATTCAGGTTGTCGCGATCCTGATCATGGCTCCGTTCTGGTCAGCGGGGGATGTCACCGGAGGGGCACAGCGAATATGGTGGGGCGTCGTTCATGCCGGCAGCGCGCTGTGGAACAGCGGGTGGATGCTGCGTTCCGACGGTTTGGCGGCGTACCTGTCGGACTCCATGATCTTCAGCACGATGGCCTTACTGGCCATAGCAGGCTCACTGAGCATTCCCGTCTTGTTGGATCTGATCCGTGGCCCGGCAGGCGGGAGAGCCCTACCGCAGCCGGCTTGGCAACGCCTGGTCTCCTGGGAGGCCGGAGGCGCCTTGGTCATGTTGGTTCTGGGTGCGGTCTTGCTTTTTTACTTCGAGACGCCGCGCGTCGTGCCGGAGCGGCTGGTTCCGTCGCGACCAGTGGATTTCGGCGAGGGACGCGTGTCCATCCGCGACGACATCGGGCCGCGCGCCCGCTGGTCGATGAGCGCATTTCAATCCGCGACGCTGCGTTCGGCTGGGTTGCAGAGTTTTCCCTTGTCTCAAGGGGCGATCTCGTGGCCCTCGTATGGGATGCTGCTGCTGTGGATGATGATTGGCGGATCCCTGGGGGGCGTCGCGGGGGGGATGCGCCTGTCCGTACTTCTCTTGTTGGCGTTGACGCTACTGGTCAATCGGACGGCGTGGGCGACGCCGGGAGGGCCGGCGGTTCGCGATGCCTTGCTTCGCCGCTGCGCTCGGTGGCTGACGCTTTGGCTTCTCTTGAACGCGACGGTCGTACTGGTCCTGGCGTCCGTGACGGATGGCTCCTGGTATGAGTCTGTCTTTGAAGCGGTCGCTGCGTTCAATAGCGTCGGACTGTCCACGGGATTGTCGCTGCATTTGACGTGGGGCGGGCGCTTGGCGATGATCGCCATGATGGTTCTGGGCCGGCTCTTGCCGGTCGCATTCTGGTTGGGATTGTCCCGGGAAGTGACCGCCGCCCTGCGCACACCAACATCGAGACCGGCCGAAGCCGTATGA
- a CDS encoding PGPGW domain-containing protein, whose product MLLKNARRVIIAVIGGTVLLFSLVGYVMPIIPGIPLTFLGLAILATEFVWAKRLLRKAKVQASALMDNFRSKPAADEDPTNGPK is encoded by the coding sequence ATGCTGCTCAAAAACGCCAGGCGCGTGATCATCGCGGTCATTGGAGGAACGGTCCTCCTTTTCAGCCTCGTCGGGTACGTCATGCCCATCATCCCCGGGATTCCGCTGACGTTTCTGGGTTTGGCGATCCTGGCGACGGAGTTTGTCTGGGCCAAGCGTCTGCTTCGGAAAGCGAAAGTGCAGGCGAGTGCACTTATGGATAACTTTCGCTCGAAGCCGGCCGCGGATGAAGACCCGACGAATGGACCCAAATAG
- a CDS encoding TerC family protein, translated as MVVWLWIGFIVFVLVMLALDLGVFNRKAHVIRTREALAWTALCIVLALLFNGLIYFMYKYHWLGIGTGEGSRLTGKDAAIQFFTGWVIEYSLSLDNIFVIAVIFGYFGVPPKYQHRVLFWGILGALIMRGLMIWAGSALIQRFDWIIYVFGGLLIVTAIKMLLTQTDEVEPEKNPLVRLARRLYPVTSDFHEQKFFTYIDGKKAITPMFLVLLVVESTDVLFAVDSIPAIFAITQDPFLVFTSNVFAILGLRSLYFALAGMMGHFRYLKASLVFVLAFVGVKMILSHHYHIDTIVSLAVIVSILGVGIVASLFGKKEPPPCPPTEP; from the coding sequence ATGGTCGTCTGGCTCTGGATCGGGTTCATCGTCTTCGTCCTGGTGATGCTGGCGCTGGACCTCGGCGTCTTTAATCGCAAGGCGCACGTAATCCGCACGCGCGAAGCGCTCGCTTGGACGGCGTTGTGCATCGTGCTCGCGCTATTGTTCAACGGCCTCATCTACTTCATGTACAAATACCACTGGCTGGGCATCGGCACGGGAGAGGGATCGCGCCTGACCGGAAAAGACGCGGCGATTCAATTCTTCACCGGCTGGGTCATCGAATACTCTCTGAGCCTCGACAACATCTTTGTGATCGCAGTGATCTTCGGGTATTTCGGGGTCCCTCCCAAGTACCAACACCGCGTGCTGTTCTGGGGCATCCTGGGAGCGTTGATCATGCGCGGCCTGATGATCTGGGCCGGGTCGGCGCTCATCCAGCGGTTCGACTGGATCATCTATGTCTTCGGTGGGCTACTAATTGTGACGGCTATCAAAATGCTTCTGACCCAGACCGACGAGGTGGAGCCCGAAAAGAACCCCCTCGTCCGCCTCGCCCGGCGGCTCTACCCCGTGACATCCGATTTTCACGAGCAGAAGTTCTTCACCTACATCGACGGGAAGAAGGCCATCACGCCCATGTTTCTTGTGCTCCTGGTAGTGGAGAGCACCGACGTGCTCTTCGCGGTCGATTCCATCCCCGCGATCTTTGCGATTACTCAGGACCCGTTTCTGGTCTTTACCTCAAACGTCTTTGCCATTCTGGGGCTGCGCTCGCTCTACTTCGCCCTGGCCGGCATGATGGGGCACTTCCGCTATCTCAAGGCGAGCCTGGTCTTTGTCCTGGCGTTCGTCGGCGTGAAAATGATCCTCTCGCACCATTACCATATTGATACCATCGTTTCGCTGGCGGTCATCGTCAGCATCCTTGGCGTCGGCATCGTCGCCTCGCTGTTCGGCAAGAAAGAGCCGCCTCCCTGCCCGCCGACCGAGCCGTAA